From a single Deltaproteobacteria bacterium genomic region:
- a CDS encoding D-glycerate dehydrogenase: protein STRTNMATMAARNLLAMLSGGRPETCLNPEVLGR from the coding sequence CATCCACCCGCACCAACATGGCGACCATGGCCGCCCGCAACCTTCTGGCCATGCTGTCCGGCGGTCGTCCTGAAACCTGCCTTAACCCGGAAGTGCTGGGCCGGTAA
- a CDS encoding glycerate kinase, producing MSDPRRTRLMCLVDGALRACAPRPVIETAIGLSGDILTLGDTVYDLSGFERVVVVGAGKASAAMAQALKDVLGARFENGLIVTKYGHGLDIPGCRIIESGHPVPDSEGERAARELLAMAGKVGPRDLVFFLLSGGASALIPSPRPPVTLADKMAATKLLLACGATIHEINAIRKHLSRIKGGLFAKALEPATVVTLIISDVVGDNLDVIGSGPTAPDCSTFGDCLEIIARFGLDGRMPAAVMRVLRDGAAGLLPETTKRDDCCFGAVRNHILANNEAALRGAAQAAEGLGYRPVVVTRALTGEARDAAAMLAQAAREHAGNERLCLLAGGETTVTLTGQGLGGRNQEMALVLGMELERVPASRPVCLVCLGTDGSDGPTDAAGGLILPDTLAKARARDLHPEPYLANNDSHSFLKQADALLVTGPTRTNVMDVTGLLIDPD from the coding sequence ATATCTGATCCCCGCCGTACCCGGCTCATGTGTCTGGTGGATGGTGCCTTGCGGGCCTGCGCGCCGCGTCCCGTCATCGAAACGGCCATTGGTCTGTCTGGCGACATCTTGACCCTGGGCGATACGGTTTATGATCTGTCCGGCTTCGAGCGCGTGGTTGTTGTCGGCGCGGGCAAGGCTTCGGCGGCCATGGCCCAGGCCCTGAAGGATGTGCTGGGGGCGCGCTTCGAGAATGGCCTCATCGTCACCAAGTATGGGCATGGCCTGGATATTCCGGGCTGCCGGATCATCGAGTCGGGCCATCCGGTGCCGGACTCCGAGGGCGAGCGGGCCGCGCGCGAGCTTTTGGCCATGGCCGGGAAGGTCGGGCCGCGCGACCTGGTTTTTTTTCTGCTCTCCGGCGGGGCCAGCGCCCTCATTCCAAGCCCCAGACCGCCCGTGACGCTGGCCGACAAGATGGCCGCCACCAAGCTCCTCTTGGCCTGCGGCGCAACCATCCATGAGATCAACGCCATCCGCAAACACCTGTCCCGGATCAAGGGCGGGCTCTTTGCCAAGGCCCTGGAACCGGCCACGGTGGTGACCCTGATCATTTCCGACGTGGTCGGCGACAATCTGGATGTCATCGGCTCCGGCCCAACGGCGCCGGATTGTTCGACCTTTGGCGATTGTTTGGAAATCATCGCCCGTTTCGGCCTGGACGGGCGCATGCCGGCGGCCGTGATGCGCGTGTTGCGCGACGGCGCGGCGGGTCTGCTTCCAGAAACGACCAAGCGGGACGATTGCTGTTTTGGCGCCGTGCGCAACCATATTTTGGCCAACAATGAGGCCGCGTTGCGGGGCGCGGCCCAGGCTGCCGAGGGATTGGGGTACCGGCCCGTTGTCGTGACCCGAGCCTTGACCGGCGAAGCCCGTGACGCAGCGGCCATGCTGGCCCAGGCCGCCCGCGAGCACGCCGGGAACGAGCGCCTTTGTCTGCTGGCCGGCGGCGAGACCACGGTCACGTTGACCGGCCAGGGCCTGGGCGGGCGCAATCAGGAAATGGCCCTGGTCTTGGGGATGGAATTGGAGCGGGTTCCCGCATCCCGGCCGGTTTGTCTCGTCTGTCTGGGCACCGACGGCAGCGACGGACCCACGGACGCTGCCGGTGGCCTGATCCTGCCCGACACCCTGGCCAAGGCCAGGGCGCGCGACCTGCACCCGGAGCCGTATCTGGCCAACAACGATTCCCATTCGTTTTTGAAACAGGCGGATGCCTTGCTCGTCACGGGTCCGACCCGGACCAATGTCATGGACGTGACGGGCTTGCTGATCGACCCTGACTGA